From a single Kitasatospora azatica KCTC 9699 genomic region:
- a CDS encoding putative bifunctional diguanylate cyclase/phosphodiesterase, producing MLSGRLPALAIALLCLGYALGAATGWGSRPLALFMGDFGLAGAALAAALSCLVHGCTVPGPARPAWLLFGLSSAAVALGNGAWGWYEVVLRTSVPPDSVADYAFLAFAPLAVIGLLVLAQRPRGAAGWLCLLLDGWMVAGSLFTLGWSLALGHAAEGEVGDPLRLALGLAYPVLDILMVSLVVGLRFRGRDGNRAAVHTAMLGLAVTVVCDALFTSPALRDSYHSGEILDAGWFCGSLLLACAPWSARWRRGRPSREHPSAGGIPRRRVASTFSALTPYAAASVCTAGILYNALGGRPMDRVVIVVACTVGLALIVRQGIMLLDNLSLAQELAQKEAHFRSLVQGSSDVIMITGADGVLSYVSPAALGVYSRDPEELVGSRLLDLVHPQDADRVIGEVRRFLARTQRLARQLSPGSHRGSARSGEPSARVECRIRAGGGEWLHVESTVNRYRDGLILNSRDVTERVRLQAQLQHNAFHDPLTDLPNRALFAKRLKAALGGRGAGPDGDGPREHPYPDGATVAVLFLDLDGFKAVNDTAGHQVGDQLLVQAARRLQATVRSGDTVARFGGDEFAVLVSGPLGRLRVQELAERLRHALSEPYWIGGAELGVAASIGIAFGPCDTRQSDARQSDTRQSDARQSGTGHGGTGPGSSEAPATEPGALADELMRDADLAMYRAKSEGKGRVVLYTPAMRLDVDRRRELDERLRVAVREGGFALLHQPVVDLRTGAVTGLEALARWRSAQGLLLTPAEFLRGAEQGDAATRFARWLLQQAVAQAAVRGVGDGPGPARTGPGAVPVSVRLTAERLCAPGVYETIAAALRDHGLPPGRLVIELARMGPDSTADELGRRLAALRRLGVGTALAGFGAGGGSLGTLAQLPFDCLKLDRSLVQEVAESPRCRALAGHALRLARELGLVTAAEGVDQQRQVSVLQELGCRHGQGLAFAQPLDEFRLRRALARRLYPLPRPLGTVSARRAYLSAADTRSGGRPSILGPHGETAVPPA from the coding sequence GTGCTGTCCGGTCGACTGCCCGCCCTGGCGATCGCGCTGCTCTGCCTCGGCTATGCGCTGGGCGCCGCCACCGGCTGGGGTTCGCGCCCGCTGGCCCTCTTCATGGGCGATTTCGGCCTGGCCGGTGCGGCCCTGGCGGCCGCCCTCTCCTGCCTGGTGCACGGCTGCACGGTGCCCGGCCCGGCCCGCCCCGCCTGGCTGCTCTTCGGCCTCTCCTCGGCCGCCGTCGCGCTCGGCAACGGCGCCTGGGGCTGGTACGAGGTGGTGCTGCGGACCAGCGTCCCGCCGGACTCGGTGGCCGACTACGCCTTCCTCGCGTTCGCCCCGCTGGCCGTGATCGGCCTGCTGGTACTGGCCCAGCGCCCACGCGGCGCGGCCGGCTGGCTCTGCCTGCTGCTGGACGGCTGGATGGTGGCCGGCTCGCTCTTCACCCTGGGCTGGAGCCTGGCGCTCGGCCACGCCGCCGAGGGCGAGGTCGGCGACCCGCTGCGGCTCGCCCTCGGCCTGGCCTACCCGGTGCTGGACATCCTGATGGTCTCCCTGGTGGTCGGCCTGCGGTTCCGCGGCCGGGACGGCAACCGGGCCGCCGTGCACACCGCGATGCTGGGCCTCGCGGTCACCGTGGTCTGCGACGCGCTCTTCACCTCGCCCGCGCTGCGCGACAGTTACCACTCCGGCGAGATCCTGGACGCCGGCTGGTTCTGCGGCAGCCTGCTGCTGGCCTGTGCCCCCTGGTCGGCCCGCTGGCGCCGGGGTCGCCCGAGCCGCGAGCACCCCTCGGCCGGCGGCATCCCGCGCCGCCGGGTGGCCTCCACCTTCAGCGCGCTCACCCCGTACGCCGCCGCCTCGGTCTGCACCGCGGGCATCCTCTACAACGCCCTCGGAGGCCGTCCGATGGACCGGGTGGTGATTGTGGTCGCCTGCACGGTGGGGCTGGCGCTGATCGTCCGTCAGGGCATCATGCTGCTCGACAACCTGTCGCTGGCCCAGGAACTGGCGCAGAAGGAGGCGCACTTCCGCTCGCTGGTGCAGGGATCGAGCGACGTCATCATGATCACCGGCGCCGACGGGGTGCTCTCCTACGTCTCCCCGGCCGCCCTGGGCGTCTACAGCCGGGACCCGGAGGAGCTGGTCGGCAGCCGACTGCTGGACCTGGTGCACCCGCAGGACGCCGACCGGGTAATCGGCGAGGTCCGCCGGTTCCTGGCCCGCACCCAGCGGCTGGCCCGCCAGCTCAGCCCGGGCTCGCACCGCGGCTCGGCCCGCAGCGGCGAGCCCAGTGCCCGGGTGGAGTGCCGGATCAGGGCCGGCGGCGGCGAGTGGCTGCACGTCGAGTCCACCGTCAACCGGTACCGCGACGGGCTGATCCTGAACAGCCGGGACGTCACCGAACGAGTCCGACTGCAGGCCCAGTTGCAGCACAACGCGTTCCACGACCCGCTCACCGACCTGCCCAACCGGGCGCTGTTCGCCAAGCGGCTCAAGGCGGCGCTCGGCGGCCGCGGCGCCGGCCCCGACGGGGACGGCCCGCGCGAGCACCCCTACCCGGACGGCGCCACGGTGGCCGTGCTCTTCCTGGACCTGGACGGCTTCAAGGCGGTCAACGACACCGCGGGCCACCAGGTGGGTGACCAGCTGCTGGTGCAGGCGGCTCGCCGGCTGCAGGCCACGGTGCGTTCCGGCGACACCGTCGCCCGGTTCGGTGGCGACGAGTTCGCGGTGCTGGTCAGCGGCCCGCTCGGCCGGCTGCGGGTGCAGGAGCTGGCCGAGCGGCTGCGGCACGCGCTCTCCGAGCCGTACTGGATCGGCGGCGCCGAACTGGGCGTGGCCGCCAGCATCGGCATCGCCTTCGGCCCGTGCGACACCCGGCAGAGCGACGCGCGGCAGAGCGACACCCGACAGAGCGACGCGCGGCAGAGCGGCACCGGGCATGGCGGCACCGGGCCGGGCAGCTCGGAGGCCCCGGCCACCGAGCCCGGCGCCCTGGCCGACGAGCTGATGCGCGACGCCGACCTCGCGATGTACCGGGCCAAGTCGGAGGGCAAGGGTCGGGTGGTGCTCTACACCCCCGCGATGCGGCTCGACGTCGACCGTCGCCGGGAGCTGGACGAGCGGCTGCGGGTGGCGGTCCGCGAGGGCGGGTTCGCGCTGCTGCACCAGCCGGTGGTCGACCTGCGCACCGGCGCGGTCACCGGTCTGGAGGCGCTCGCCCGCTGGCGCTCGGCGCAGGGACTGCTGCTCACCCCGGCGGAGTTCCTGCGCGGCGCCGAGCAGGGCGACGCGGCCACCCGGTTCGCCCGCTGGCTGCTCCAGCAGGCGGTCGCCCAGGCCGCGGTCCGTGGCGTCGGCGACGGCCCCGGGCCCGCGCGCACCGGCCCGGGCGCCGTCCCGGTCTCGGTACGGCTGACCGCCGAGCGGCTCTGCGCGCCGGGCGTGTACGAGACCATCGCGGCCGCCCTGCGGGACCACGGGCTGCCCCCCGGGCGGCTGGTGATCGAGCTGGCCCGGATGGGCCCGGACAGCACCGCCGACGAGCTGGGCCGCCGTCTGGCCGCGCTGCGCCGCCTCGGGGTGGGCACCGCGCTGGCCGGTTTCGGGGCCGGTGGCGGCTCGCTCGGCACCCTCGCGCAGTTGCCCTTCGACTGCCTCAAGCTGGACCGCTCGCTGGTGCAGGAGGTGGCCGAGTCGCCGCGCTGCCGGGCGCTCGCGGGCCATGCCCTGCGGCTGGCCCGGGAGCTGGGTCTGGTCACCGCCGCCGAGGGGGTGGACCAGCAGCGCCAGGTCTCGGTGCTCCAGGAGCTGGGCTGCCGGCACGGGCAGGGCCTGGCCTTCGCCCAGCCGCTGGACGAGTTCCGGCTGCGCCGGGCGCTGGCCCGTAGGCTCTACCCGTTGCCCCGGCCGCTGGGCACGGTCTCGGCCCGGCGGGCCTACCTGTCGGCGGCGGACACCCGATCGGGTGGCAGGCCGTCCATTCTGGGTCCGCATGGCGAGACGGCCGTCCCACCTGCTTGA
- the ilvC gene encoding ketol-acid reductoisomerase gives MAELFYEDDADLSIIQGRKVAVIGYGSQGHAHALSLRDSGVDVRVGLKAESKSRTAAEEAGLRVVTPAEAAAEADVIMILVPDPIQSDVYEADIAPHLKSGDALFFGHGLNIRFGFIKPPADVDVCMVAPKGPGHLVRRQYEEGRGVPAIVAVEQDATGGAFALALSYAKGLGATKAGVIKTTFTEETETDLFGEQAVLCGGTAALVKAGFETLVEAGYQPEIAYFECLHELKLIVDLMYEGGLEKMRWSISETAEWGDYVTGPRIITADTKAEMKKVLAEIQDGTFANTWIAEYKAGLPKYNEYKTADQDHLLETTGRELRKLMSWVKNA, from the coding sequence GTGGCCGAGCTGTTCTACGAAGACGACGCCGACCTGTCCATCATCCAGGGCCGCAAGGTCGCGGTCATCGGCTACGGCAGCCAGGGCCACGCCCACGCGCTGTCCCTGCGCGACTCGGGCGTGGACGTCCGGGTCGGCCTGAAGGCGGAGTCCAAGTCCCGCACCGCGGCCGAGGAGGCCGGCCTGCGCGTGGTCACCCCCGCCGAGGCGGCGGCCGAGGCCGACGTCATCATGATCCTGGTGCCGGACCCGATCCAGTCCGACGTCTACGAGGCGGACATCGCGCCGCACCTGAAGTCGGGCGACGCCCTGTTCTTCGGCCACGGCCTGAACATCCGCTTCGGGTTCATCAAGCCCCCGGCCGACGTCGACGTCTGCATGGTCGCCCCGAAGGGCCCGGGCCACCTGGTCCGTCGCCAGTACGAGGAGGGCCGCGGCGTCCCCGCGATCGTCGCGGTCGAGCAGGACGCCACCGGCGGCGCCTTCGCGCTGGCCCTGTCGTACGCCAAGGGCCTGGGCGCCACCAAGGCCGGCGTCATCAAGACCACCTTCACCGAGGAGACCGAGACCGACCTCTTCGGCGAGCAGGCGGTCCTCTGCGGCGGCACCGCCGCCCTGGTCAAGGCCGGTTTCGAGACCCTGGTCGAGGCCGGCTACCAGCCGGAGATCGCCTACTTCGAGTGCCTGCACGAGCTGAAGCTCATCGTCGACCTGATGTACGAGGGCGGCCTGGAGAAGATGCGCTGGTCGATCTCGGAGACCGCCGAGTGGGGCGACTACGTCACCGGCCCGCGGATCATCACCGCCGACACCAAGGCCGAGATGAAGAAGGTCCTCGCGGAGATCCAGGACGGCACCTTCGCCAACACCTGGATCGCCGAGTACAAGGCCGGTCTGCCCAAGTACAACGAGTACAAGACGGCCGACCAGGACCACCTGCTCGAGACCACCGGTCGTGAGCTGCGCAAGCTGATGAGCTGGGTCAAGAACGCCTGA
- a CDS encoding acetolactate synthase large subunit codes for MTEHTASPRRGEHPAAPSQDTPVVVETMTGAQSLIRSLEAVGAETIFGIPGGAILPAYDPLMDSTKVRHILVRHEQGAGHAATGYAQATGKVGVCMATSGPGATNLVTPIADAFMDSVPMVAITGQVASKAIGTDAFQEADICGITMPITKHNFLVTDPAEIPRVIAEAFHIAATGRPGPVLVDIAKDALQATTTFRWPVDTSLPGYRPVTKPHAKQIREAAKLLVGAKRPVLYVGGGVIKANATAELRILAELTGAPVVTTLMALGAFPDSHPQHLGMPGMHGSVPAVTALQKSDLLFTLGARFDDRVTGKLDGFAPYAKVVHADIDPAEIGKNRPADVPIVGDAREVLADLIVAVQAEHEAGRKGDYSDWWVKLNEWKKTYPLGYEPAPAGELSPQQVIERLGQLVGSDAIYAAGVGQHQMWASQFINYEKPATWLNSGGAGTMGYAVPAAMGAKAGRPEAVVWAIDGDGCFQMTNQELVTCALNNIPIKVAVINNGSLGMVRQWQTLFYNQRYSSTVLHSGPDHDGIAPPPQGTRIPDFVLLSEAMGCVGLRCERPEDLDAVIKQAMEINDRPVVIDFIVHQDAMVWPMVAAGTSNDEILFARGIRPDFGDDLD; via the coding sequence ATGACTGAGCACACGGCATCCCCCCGCCGCGGGGAGCACCCGGCCGCCCCGTCCCAAGACACTCCCGTTGTGGTCGAGACGATGACCGGAGCGCAGTCGCTCATTCGCTCGCTCGAGGCCGTAGGCGCGGAGACGATCTTCGGTATCCCGGGCGGCGCGATCCTGCCGGCGTACGACCCGCTGATGGACTCCACCAAGGTCCGACACATCCTGGTCCGGCACGAGCAGGGCGCCGGCCACGCGGCCACCGGCTACGCGCAGGCCACCGGCAAGGTCGGCGTCTGCATGGCCACCTCGGGCCCGGGCGCGACCAACCTGGTCACCCCGATCGCCGACGCCTTCATGGACTCGGTCCCGATGGTCGCGATCACCGGCCAGGTCGCCTCCAAGGCGATCGGCACCGACGCCTTCCAGGAAGCCGACATCTGCGGCATCACGATGCCGATCACCAAGCACAACTTCCTGGTCACCGACCCCGCCGAGATCCCCCGGGTGATCGCCGAGGCCTTCCACATCGCCGCCACCGGCCGCCCCGGCCCGGTGCTGGTCGACATCGCCAAGGACGCCCTGCAGGCCACCACCACCTTCCGCTGGCCGGTGGACACCTCGCTGCCCGGCTACCGCCCGGTGACCAAGCCGCACGCCAAGCAGATCCGCGAGGCCGCCAAGCTGCTGGTCGGCGCCAAGAGGCCGGTGCTCTACGTCGGTGGCGGAGTGATCAAGGCGAACGCCACCGCGGAGCTGCGGATCCTGGCCGAGCTGACCGGCGCGCCGGTGGTCACCACCCTGATGGCCCTGGGCGCCTTCCCGGACAGCCACCCGCAGCACCTGGGCATGCCCGGCATGCACGGCAGCGTCCCGGCGGTCACCGCGCTGCAGAAGTCCGACCTGCTCTTCACCCTCGGCGCCCGCTTCGACGACCGGGTCACCGGCAAGCTGGACGGCTTCGCGCCGTACGCCAAGGTGGTCCACGCGGACATCGACCCGGCCGAGATCGGCAAGAACCGCCCCGCCGACGTGCCGATCGTGGGTGACGCCCGCGAGGTGCTGGCCGACCTGATCGTGGCCGTCCAGGCCGAGCACGAGGCCGGTCGCAAGGGCGACTACTCCGACTGGTGGGTCAAGCTCAACGAATGGAAGAAGACCTACCCGCTGGGCTACGAGCCGGCCCCCGCAGGTGAGTTGTCGCCGCAGCAGGTGATCGAGCGGCTCGGCCAGCTGGTCGGCTCGGACGCGATCTACGCCGCGGGCGTCGGCCAGCACCAGATGTGGGCCTCGCAGTTCATCAACTACGAGAAGCCGGCCACCTGGCTGAACTCCGGTGGCGCGGGCACCATGGGCTACGCGGTGCCGGCCGCGATGGGCGCCAAGGCGGGCCGGCCGGAGGCCGTGGTCTGGGCGATCGACGGCGACGGCTGCTTCCAGATGACCAATCAGGAACTGGTCACCTGCGCGCTGAACAACATCCCGATCAAGGTCGCGGTGATCAACAACGGTTCGCTGGGCATGGTCCGCCAGTGGCAGACGCTCTTCTACAACCAGCGGTACTCCAGCACCGTGCTGCACTCCGGTCCCGACCACGACGGCATCGCGCCGCCCCCGCAGGGCACCCGGATCCCCGACTTCGTGCTGCTCTCCGAGGCGATGGGCTGTGTCGGCCTGCGCTGCGAGCGGCCGGAGGACCTGGACGCGGTGATCAAGCAGGCGATGGAGATCAACGACCGCCCGGTGGTGATCGACTTCATCGTCCACCAGGACGCCATGGTCTGGCCGATGGTCGCGGCCGGCACCAGCAACGACGAGATCCTGTTCGCCCGGGGCATTCGCCCCGACTTCGGCGACGACCTCGACTGA
- the ilvN gene encoding acetolactate synthase small subunit produces the protein MSKHTLSVLVENKPGVLARIAALFSRRGFNIDSLAVGPTEHPDISRMTIVVNVEDLPLEQVTKQLNKLINVIKIVELDQSAAIQRELVLVKVRADNETRSQIVEIVQLFRAKTVDVSPEAVTIEATGSSDKLEAMLRMLEPYGIKELVQSGLVAIGRGARSITDRSLRALDRSA, from the coding sequence ATGTCCAAGCACACCCTCTCCGTCCTGGTCGAGAACAAGCCCGGCGTGCTCGCCCGCATCGCCGCGCTGTTCTCCCGTCGGGGCTTCAACATCGACTCCCTCGCCGTCGGCCCGACCGAGCACCCGGACATCTCCCGGATGACCATCGTGGTCAACGTCGAGGACCTGCCCCTGGAGCAGGTCACCAAGCAGCTCAACAAGCTGATCAACGTGATAAAGATCGTCGAGCTCGACCAGTCCGCTGCGATCCAGCGGGAACTGGTCCTGGTCAAGGTCCGGGCCGACAACGAGACCCGGTCCCAGATCGTCGAGATCGTGCAGCTCTTCCGCGCCAAGACCGTGGACGTGTCGCCGGAGGCCGTGACCATCGAGGCGACCGGCAGCTCGGACAAGCTCGAGGCGATGCTGCGGATGCTGGAGCCGTACGGCATCAAGGAACTGGTGCAGTCCGGTCTGGTGGCGATCGGGCGTGGCGCCCGCTCGATCACCGACCGCTCGCTGCGGGCGCTCGACCGAAGCGCCTAG
- the serA gene encoding phosphoglycerate dehydrogenase: MTSKTAVVLIAEELSPATVDALGPDFEIRHCDGADRTELLTAIADVDAILIRSATRIDSEALAAAKKLKVVARAGVGLDNVDVAAATKAGVMVVNAPTSNIVTAAELACGLLISVARNIAPANAALKQGEWKRNKYTGVELSEKTLGVVGLGRIGVLVAQRMSAFGMKIVAYDPYIQAARAAQMGVKLLSLDELLEVADFITVHLPKTPETIGLIGDEALHKVKPSVRIVNAARGGIVDEAALASALKEGRVAGAGLDVYAKEPCTDSPLFTFDNVVATPHLGASTDEAQEKAGIAVAKSVRLALAGELVPDAVNVQGGVIAEDVRPGLPLAEKLGRIFTALAGEVAVRLDVEVRGEITQHDVKVLELSALKGVFEDVVAETVSYVNAPLFAQERGVEVRLTTSSESPEHRNVITVRGTLANGGEIAISGTLSGPKQQQKIVGVDAFDVDVALTDHMAFFKYEDRPGVVGTLGRILGDAGINIAGMQVARDGETKDALASITVDTEIPQEVLAEIAAEIGAKFARSVDLG; encoded by the coding sequence GTGACATCCAAGACCGCCGTGGTTCTGATCGCCGAAGAGCTGTCTCCCGCCACCGTGGACGCGCTGGGGCCGGACTTCGAGATCCGGCACTGCGACGGCGCCGACCGCACCGAGCTGCTGACCGCCATCGCCGACGTGGACGCCATCCTGATCCGCTCGGCCACCCGGATCGACTCCGAGGCGCTGGCCGCGGCCAAGAAACTCAAGGTGGTCGCCCGGGCCGGTGTCGGCCTGGACAACGTGGACGTCGCCGCCGCCACCAAGGCCGGCGTGATGGTCGTCAACGCGCCGACCTCCAACATCGTCACCGCCGCCGAGCTCGCCTGCGGCCTGCTGATCTCGGTCGCTCGCAACATCGCGCCCGCCAACGCCGCGCTCAAGCAGGGCGAGTGGAAGCGCAACAAGTACACCGGGGTCGAGCTCTCCGAGAAGACCCTCGGCGTGGTCGGCCTGGGCCGGATCGGCGTGCTGGTCGCCCAGCGGATGTCCGCCTTCGGCATGAAGATCGTCGCCTACGACCCCTACATCCAGGCGGCCCGCGCGGCCCAGATGGGCGTCAAGCTGCTCTCCCTGGACGAGCTGCTCGAGGTCGCCGACTTCATCACCGTGCACCTGCCCAAGACCCCCGAGACGATCGGTCTGATCGGCGACGAGGCGCTGCACAAGGTCAAGCCCAGCGTGCGGATCGTCAACGCCGCGCGCGGCGGGATCGTCGACGAGGCGGCCCTGGCCAGCGCCCTCAAGGAGGGCCGGGTGGCCGGCGCCGGCCTGGACGTCTACGCCAAGGAGCCGTGCACCGACTCGCCGCTGTTCACCTTCGACAACGTGGTGGCCACCCCGCACCTGGGCGCCTCCACCGACGAGGCGCAGGAGAAGGCCGGCATCGCGGTCGCCAAGTCGGTCCGGCTCGCGCTGGCCGGCGAGCTGGTACCGGACGCGGTCAACGTGCAGGGCGGCGTGATCGCCGAGGACGTCCGTCCGGGCCTGCCGCTGGCCGAGAAGCTCGGCCGGATCTTCACCGCGCTGGCCGGCGAGGTGGCCGTCCGGCTCGATGTCGAGGTCCGCGGCGAGATCACCCAGCACGACGTCAAGGTGCTCGAACTCTCCGCGCTCAAGGGCGTCTTCGAGGACGTGGTGGCGGAGACCGTGTCCTACGTCAACGCCCCGCTGTTCGCCCAGGAGCGCGGCGTCGAGGTGCGGCTGACCACCAGCAGCGAGAGCCCCGAGCACCGCAACGTGATCACCGTGCGCGGCACCCTGGCCAACGGCGGCGAGATCGCCATCTCCGGCACCCTCTCCGGCCCGAAGCAGCAGCAGAAGATCGTCGGCGTGGACGCCTTCGACGTGGACGTGGCGCTCACCGACCACATGGCCTTCTTCAAGTACGAGGACCGCCCCGGCGTGGTCGGCACCCTCGGCCGGATCCTCGGCGACGCGGGCATCAACATCGCCGGCATGCAGGTGGCCCGGGACGGCGAGACCAAGGACGCGCTGGCCTCGATCACGGTCGACACCGAGATCCCGCAGGAGGTGCTGGCCGAGATCGCCGCCGAGATCGGCGCCAAGTTCGCCCGTTCGGTGGACCTCGGCTGA
- a CDS encoding helix-turn-helix transcriptional regulator — translation MSVSPVFVGRGNELAALTAALRRAAGGAPQALLIGGEAGVGKTRLLEEFLCAAEQGGTGTVTMLGNCLEVGAEGLPYAPLVTALRRLHRRIGPELERAADGLEGHLSRLLPEFGEADTEPNDEYGRARLFEQIALLFERLAAEHPLVLAIEDLHWSDRSTRELLGYLIATLHRSRVLIVATYRTDDLHRRHPLRPFLAELERQRTVQRLELNRFGRQEVAAQLAGILRTEAPDHQLVERIHRRSEGNPFFVEELACSYTGGCAVGMSETLRDILLVRVEALPEATQRVVRIAAEGGSRIEHELLAAVLDGPEDELLDALRTAVGANILQPDKDGEGYRFRHALVREAVSDDLLPGERTRINRRFATVLAAEPGLVHCDEGPARLANYWYHAHDPARALPTALDAARAARRRNAFAEQLSLLERAIELWDEVSEETQKATLRPPDWAETYPPCCCAPGTCEPECDQLQLVDVLAEAVVAARRAGDRDRGLSLAKRALKQVDETENPLRAAWFRMNRAKMLGHLNRAGGDEELAHARRLVEGRAPSAVQADVFSLAAGQAMLHGATEADLVTAERAVAIAREVGATSVELHALMTLGSLYTEFGDPERGIALLRQAIEGARRHAVPDLLTRGLNNLASLFGHLGRAEEAVTLAREGLAVAGRLGLLRNTGAILAGNLAECLLLVGRPAEAAEALAAWKEDSRAEAYDPFLHRLRGELALVNGDLTAAREHLGRSEVSFDRDQPQHAVPRARLEIDLAGRTGRPLEARSVLLAVLDSPITTRESLLLPLLARAAGVEADSRGLPAADQDRPAVLDRIAAELAEQRPVVPLHQGWARLAEAELARAAGVDTAAHWAAAIEPLRATGLPYPLVLALLGAGGAAAAAGDRERAGELLREAAELAARRGDTGLGREIARLADRAGVARALAATEGAREGARADRSEPGGASAFHLTPRETDVLRLLAEGRTNRQIAEELFISPKTASVHVSNILAKLEVSGRGEAAALAHRLRLFPEGRTPVAVGGA, via the coding sequence ATGTCGGTCAGTCCCGTCTTCGTCGGCCGTGGCAACGAGCTCGCAGCGCTCACCGCCGCGCTGCGCCGTGCGGCCGGCGGTGCCCCACAGGCACTGCTGATCGGCGGCGAGGCGGGGGTTGGCAAGACCCGGCTGCTGGAGGAGTTCCTCTGCGCCGCCGAGCAGGGCGGCACCGGCACCGTCACCATGCTCGGCAACTGCCTCGAGGTGGGCGCCGAGGGCCTGCCGTACGCCCCGCTGGTCACCGCGCTGCGCCGACTGCACCGCCGGATCGGCCCCGAGCTGGAGCGCGCCGCCGACGGCCTCGAGGGCCACCTGTCCCGCCTGCTGCCCGAGTTCGGCGAGGCCGACACCGAGCCCAACGACGAGTACGGCCGGGCCCGGCTGTTCGAGCAGATCGCCCTGCTCTTCGAACGGCTGGCCGCCGAGCACCCGTTGGTGCTGGCGATCGAGGACCTGCACTGGTCCGACCGCTCCACCCGCGAACTGCTCGGGTACCTGATCGCCACCCTGCACCGGTCCCGGGTGCTGATCGTGGCCACCTACCGCACCGACGACCTGCACCGCCGCCACCCGCTGCGCCCGTTCCTGGCCGAGCTGGAGCGCCAACGCACCGTGCAGCGCCTGGAGCTGAACCGTTTCGGCCGCCAGGAGGTGGCCGCCCAACTGGCCGGCATCCTGCGCACCGAGGCCCCCGACCACCAGTTGGTCGAGCGGATCCACCGCCGCTCCGAGGGCAACCCGTTCTTCGTCGAGGAGTTGGCCTGCTCCTACACCGGCGGCTGCGCGGTGGGGATGAGCGAGACGCTGCGCGACATCCTGCTGGTCCGGGTCGAGGCGCTGCCCGAGGCCACCCAACGGGTGGTCAGGATCGCCGCCGAGGGCGGCTCCCGGATCGAGCACGAGCTGCTGGCCGCCGTGCTGGACGGTCCGGAGGACGAACTGCTCGACGCGCTGCGCACCGCCGTCGGCGCCAACATCCTGCAGCCCGACAAGGACGGCGAGGGCTACCGGTTCCGGCACGCGCTGGTCCGCGAGGCGGTCTCCGACGACCTGCTGCCCGGCGAGCGGACCAGGATCAACCGCCGCTTCGCCACCGTGCTGGCGGCCGAACCCGGCCTGGTCCACTGCGACGAGGGCCCGGCCCGACTGGCCAACTACTGGTACCACGCGCACGATCCGGCCCGGGCCCTGCCCACCGCGCTGGACGCCGCCCGGGCCGCCCGGCGGCGCAACGCCTTCGCCGAGCAGCTCAGCCTGCTGGAGCGGGCCATCGAACTGTGGGACGAGGTCTCGGAGGAGACCCAGAAGGCCACCCTGCGCCCGCCGGACTGGGCCGAGACCTACCCGCCGTGCTGCTGCGCCCCGGGCACCTGCGAGCCGGAGTGCGACCAGCTGCAACTGGTGGACGTGCTGGCCGAGGCGGTGGTCGCGGCCCGCCGGGCCGGCGACCGGGACCGCGGCCTGAGCCTGGCCAAGCGGGCCCTGAAGCAGGTGGACGAGACCGAGAACCCGCTGCGCGCCGCCTGGTTCCGGATGAACCGGGCCAAGATGCTCGGCCACCTCAACCGCGCCGGCGGCGACGAGGAGTTGGCGCACGCCCGGCGCCTGGTCGAGGGCCGCGCGCCGTCCGCCGTGCAGGCCGACGTCTTCTCGCTGGCAGCCGGTCAGGCGATGCTGCACGGCGCGACCGAGGCGGACCTGGTGACGGCCGAGCGCGCGGTGGCGATCGCCCGCGAGGTCGGCGCGACCAGCGTCGAGCTGCACGCGCTGATGACCCTCGGCTCGCTGTACACCGAGTTCGGCGACCCGGAGCGCGGCATCGCCCTGCTGCGCCAGGCGATCGAGGGCGCCCGCCGGCACGCCGTGCCGGACCTGCTGACCCGCGGCCTGAACAACCTGGCCAGCCTCTTCGGCCACCTGGGCCGCGCCGAGGAGGCCGTGACGCTGGCCCGCGAGGGCCTGGCGGTGGCCGGCCGGCTCGGCCTGCTGCGCAACACCGGCGCGATCCTGGCCGGCAACCTGGCCGAGTGCCTGCTGCTGGTCGGCCGCCCGGCCGAGGCCGCCGAGGCGCTGGCCGCCTGGAAGGAGGACAGCCGGGCCGAGGCCTACGACCCCTTCCTGCACCGGCTGCGCGGCGAACTCGCCCTGGTGAACGGCGATCTGACGGCGGCCCGGGAGCACCTGGGCCGCTCCGAGGTGAGCTTCGACCGGGACCAGCCGCAGCATGCGGTGCCCCGGGCCCGGCTGGAGATCGACCTGGCCGGGCGCACCGGCCGGCCGCTGGAGGCCAGATCGGTGCTCCTCGCGGTGCTGGACAGCCCGATCACCACCCGGGAGAGCCTGCTGCTGCCGCTGCTGGCCCGGGCCGCCGGGGTGGAGGCCGACTCCCGGGGCCTGCCCGCCGCCGACCAGGACCGCCCCGCCGTACTGGACCGGATCGCGGCGGAACTGGCCGAGCAGCGCCCGGTGGTGCCGCTGCACCAGGGGTGGGCGCGGCTGGCCGAGGCCGAACTGGCCCGAGCCGCCGGCGTCGACACCGCGGCGCACTGGGCCGCCGCGATCGAGCCGCTGCGCGCCACCGGTCTGCCCTACCCGCTGGTGCTCGCGCTGCTCGGCGCGGGCGGCGCGGCCGCGGCCGCCGGCGACCGCGAGCGGGCCGGTGAACTGCTCCGCGAGGCGGCCGAACTGGCCGCCCGTCGCGGCGATACCGGGCTCGGCCGGGAGATCGCCCGGCTGGCCGACCGGGCCGGGGTGGCCCGGGCCCTGGCGGCCACCGAGGGGGCGCGGGAGGGGGCGCGCGCGGATCGGTCCGAGCCGGGTGGCGCCTCCGCCTTCCATCTGACCCCCCGCGAGACCGACGTGCTGCGGCTGCTGGCGGAGGGCCGGACGAACCGTCAGATCGCCGAGGAGCTCTTCATCTCGCCCAAGACGGCCAGCGTGCACGTCTCCAACATCCTGGCCAAGCTGGAGGTGTCCGGCCGTGGTGAGGCGGCGGCGCTGGCCCACCGGCTGCGGCTCTTCCCGGAAGGCCGCACACCGGTTGCGGTCGGCGGCGCGTAG